The Grus americana isolate bGruAme1 unplaced genomic scaffold, bGruAme1.mat scaffold_82, whole genome shotgun sequence genome contains the following window.
caggccggcggccggccggccggggatGCTGTTCTGGGACCCAGATTCACCAGGTCCCAGTTTGACGCAGTCACATACCCAGACCAGAAGCCCAACAAGCCAGTGGTTACGAATCCATAGCTttggcttatttcctttttaacagggaaaaaggaagatgccaggagctctcgatgacagtgcttctcacagcaagccagagaaacacagtggtcCTGAACTGGAGCGCACGGGAAGGTGTGAGCTTTaatagtttgtggggtttgttgtttgttttttttttttctctttgcctctagaATCGGAGCGTGCACCTTCCCTTGTAGCAGTTTTCTGGGGTTAGTTGGTTCAGTGAAGGGGCTTCACATTACCAGCTcggtcccctgggctgggcaggtgagatctgggcagctgggctcagccacagcaccactgcagacagattttcttgatttggggtggaagcagctgtgtaaatacctccagggagagctctgctgcttctccaagcaagggacagttgcagtaagaggggatgggctttcaggtttggtcctttttctttttgttggaggggttttttgtgcttgcttggtttctgcCGGGTATAAAACGGCCGAaggagactgctgctggttAGCAATGAAGGTTACTGTCTGCTTGggcttgtccttctgcagcaaaaccccctctgtgtggtcttgcagggaaacagtctatttgtttttccttcctccaggctctTTGGAGGTTTGATCCTGGACGTGAAGCGCAAAGCCCCGTGGTTCTGGAGCGACTTTCGGGATGGTCTGAGCCTGCAGTGTCTggcgtccttcctcttcctcttctgtgcctgcatgtCCCCTGTCATCACCTTCGGGGGACTGCTGGGGGAGGCGACCGACGGCCACATCGTGAGCAGCTCTCTTGGGTGGCGTGGGGGAGCgcaaaactcatgcaaaatcttcgctgcagtgaatttgctttgggttttttcttctttttcccattgatttatttcctcgccgctgcctcttccctggacagAGTGCCATGGAGTCACTGCTGGGCGCATCCATGACCGGCGTGGTGTATTCCCTCTTTGCTGGCCAACCTCTCACCATCCTCGGCAGCACTGGACCCGTCCTCGTGTTCGAAAAGATCCTCtacaaattctgcaagtaaGGCCGGCTGCCGCGGCCGAGTGCCGCGAGAGCCTTCAGGAGGCAGTGgtggagaaaagatgtttttctcgtctttttctcagtgagagttgttagatttcagttgttttctgtgtcgcAGACGTTGCACGCTGCTGCTTTAGTATGTGATGGTGCAAGAGCCCTTGGTCTCTGAAGGATGGAtgaggttgtttggggtttttagggttaaaatgaagcaggaagaggagaagccataaggatggggatccttGTGTTGTGATGAGTTCGATGTGAGATGAGACACCCTGATTgcaattcaatttattcttcagccccagcttgctGGTAGCAGGTGACTGGGTGCAAAATCAGCCGGGGTTTTGGTGTTAGGGCATGGGGGTGATGTGGGAGGACACCACCTTCCACAAAGGGCCCTGACCTCAATTAGCCTCCAAGGCCTTAACACAAGCtaattgttaaataacaatcatgaaataattggcctctcctcctgcaggtccgcaccctgcaccgcagccccaaggctgtCTGTAGTAGGACATGGAAAGTGCATTTACCACCTGCAGCCTTGACGTGCTCCTAAATTGCTCGTGATTTTCCCCGAAGGAAGGCACGGCTCGGCGCCTCTTCCTGGCCTTTCCAgcctttgtttgattttggtttcccAGGGAGTACGCGCTCTCCTATCTCTCTCTGCGGGCCTGCATCGGGCTGTGGACTGCCGCCTTCTGCATAGTGCTGGTGGCCACCGACGCCAGCTGTTTGGTGTGCTACATCACCCGCTTCACCGAAGAAGCCTTCGCCTCcctcatctgcatcatcttcatctacgaggctctggagaagctgagtcaCCTGCGAGAGACCTAccctgtgcacatgcacagcaagctcGACTTCCTCACCGTCTACtagtgagtttttcttttcctcctaaaaggctgctgccccttggcaggagctcagggctgcacctccattgcctttccctcaccctcgtcttggcttttctcctcccagctgtaagTGTGAGGCACCAAGCCATCCCAGCAACGCAACCCTGCGTTTCTGGGAGAGCAACGAGATCAACGTGTCTGGCATCGCCTGGGAAAACCTCACGGTGACTGTAAGTGCCCCAAGCCACTACTTCCGCGGCCGCGGGGTCCAGGGGcgttcacattttgcaaaagtcagaGCCCTTCGGGTGATGAGGGGCTTCAGACTGTgctagtgctgctctgcaaaggcattctttaaaTCTAACGTGTGGTTTTAACCCGCTtggtcctgggaaggagagtccACCTTGTCCCCCCAACATCGTGGGTAATAACTGTCCTCCTTGACCCTGTCGCAGGACAATTTTTCTGACCAGGAGCAAGGTTAAGTGGGTGGTTTGATTCTTGTAGAAGTTGGAGGACTTAAGTTCCTGCTTGAAGGTAGTCCTTAGCTTCCTTACTTGGTTCCtaagaactccagtccttgcttgcttactcagcactgtctgtaggtccatgcataaatttgcacgtctgagcagcctctcgggctgctgttgctggaagcaaagcccAGGCATAGGATGGGAGGCTCTTCAGGACATCTTCATCCCCTCTTGGccgtgtcctgggagcccttcgCTGGGAAGGGACGATtcgtctcttctcctttccttccgcGGCTGTCttagccctccttccctgctccctctttctctatccccaagaacttccagtgtttccttcccctcttggcGTCTTCTTCAGCCACGGTTGCCTGCCATTCGAGCGGAGGATGTGCCATGGGTCTGTGATATGGTGTCCCATCACATCTCGCCTCTCCGCTCTCCTCTGTGCGGTTCGATGTGtcacttgttcagctgctgctcattcaatataaatctccgtcagcagcagcagcagcagcagcagttacaagGTCATGGATCTTGGACCAAGATCCTCAAAAGCCCCGAGTTATCCCAGGTTTCCTTGCCGCACGTGCACTACCTTTGTGTCCTGAcgctctgtttctccaggaatgTCGGTATTTGCATGGAGAGTTTCACGGACCTGCCTGTGGACGCAATGGCCCCTACGCGCCTAATGTCCTCTTCTGGTGCtgcatcctcttcttctccaccttCGTCCTGTCGAGCTTCttgaagaagtttaaaagcagccgTTACTTCCCAACCAGAGTAGGTAGAAGATGGTGgccggcagcagtctccacactcatttcccaaaatggctttcccGGAGCGCTAAGCAGTATTTGCCACCGCTTGGTCAAGCTGGGAAACATTGACCTTGAAGGCcaaactctccagcagcttggatGTCCCTCCCTCGTTTCCATGAGTGCTAAACGACTGTGGCGTTTCCCACCTGCCTCGCGACCTGCCCCCGAGCGATATTTTGCTCAGGCAGTGGGAAATGAGGTCTTCCAAAGTTGTGggggtttatttgccttttttttttttttttttttttaaccttctgtgCATTATGCTCAAGGGGAAAGTTGGTTCAAATGAGGAGCTGCCAtaggaaaagacactttttcttccttttgaggaaCATACGATGCCTCAGTGCGCCTTATTCCCATTTTAGCTGTGAGCATGGCTGCAGTGGCAGCCatctgcttccttattttttaatattttttttacttaaggttTGAATTCAAACAACCCTCTTCCACctaattaaactcttttttttttttattgtctgacaccagctctcacagagacaagcacagcaacagtagCTAACCAAGGGATTTGGCTGCATGTCCTCAGAGTGGTGGGATTTTGTTAACCAGCCTTAATGTTGTTgatgtctctcatttttccatctcatgtTGCGGCCCCCTTTGCGAtgcccctttcagctctggtttcttGCCCCAGGTGCGGTCCACAATaagtgactttgctgttttcctcaccatCGTCATCATGGTGCTCATTGACTTCATGACTGGGATCCCGTCACCGAAGCTCCACATCCCCCATATGTTCAAGGTAGGGGGGGTGTTGTGGCACGGAGCGGGTTTCAccggggcaggacagggctgagtctggaggagatgctggtggtgtgaccatctcctcctccacctccaagtgcatcgtttcctcctggaaatgagaagacagccccaaaactaggtacctgcaggagaaatagctacaggtgcttgcaaagaggatgctggcactgctgagccccggggtgacgtgaaaccagggctgggagatgctgtgacacggggatggaggggaaaatccaAGCCGGTGAagtagctgggctgggagacaAGGCTGATGTGCGTGCTTTGTTGCAGCCTACCAGAGACGACCGCGGGTGGTTCATCAACCCCATAGGACCCAACCCTTGGTGGACGGTGGTGGCTGcgctcatcccagctctgctttgcaccatcTTGATATTCATGGACCAGCAGATCATGGCTCTTATCGTGAACaggaaggagcacaggctgaaggtaaggggctgcaggagacaaccCCATCCCCAACgcgctctgggctgcaggtacgGGGAGAAGCTCCAATTCCAAATGCCTTGTGAAGGCATTGGTTTGGAACAACGTCAGGCAGCGTGGCAAGATGGTCTCCTGGCTTAACGATGACACAGGGAGCAAACGACAACAGGGGAGTTCAGATGAGCAATCTTTCGGAGGAGCATATTAAGCTTAGAGCGTTGTAGAAGCacgcttttgttttaaaatgtcagcagcagctggggaacgaATCATTTTGATGTGCTGCCAGGGATAACTGAGAGTCATATCTTACTCGCAAGtggtagaaatgtctttatgaatgaaaaatagtaaggtgggtttttttgttgagaaGTAGATACAAACTCCCCAAATCCACTCTGCTGCTGGATTGTCATGCAAGGTGCTTGCGCAAAGACTGGATACATCcttatttgtttccagttcgtgttttaaattttcaagacgTCGACTTGAGCTCAAACAGGGTTGTTTGGGTCTGACTTGCGACGTTGTCCTTGCTCTTGTCCCGTGAgatgctctgtttcttgtttcgCTCCGCGCAGAAAGGATGCGGGTACCACCTGGACCTCTTCATGGTGGCCGTGATGCTGGGGGTGTGCTCCGTGATGGGGCTGCCGTGGTTTGTGGCTGCGACCGTCCTGTCCATCACCCACGTGAATAGCCTCAAAGTAGagtctggctgctcagctccaggagaaCAGCCCAAGTTTCTGGGGATACGAGAGCAGAGAGTCACTGGCTTGATGATCTTTGTGCTCATGGGCTGCTCAGTCTTCTTCACTTCGGTGTTaaaggtaagaggaaaatggaaaccaccCAACAACCGCGAGCTTTTTGGAGGTTATGCAAAACTagtcccctttctccaggcctgagtagctgtggagcagaggaggaggtgatcccaAACCTTGGGGCTCGATCCGTGGTGGGAACCACCCTCGGTTGCACTTTCCAGCCCTTCAGACCCCAGTTTGGCACGCTCGAGCCAAGCGAGCAAGCCAACTGCTtggattttcagatgtctttcaggCCCACCCGTGTTTATGGGTTACGATGAAGCGTATTTAGAGCAGtacctctgctctttcaacCAGGCAGCACGTTACCGCTTGCAATTTGTTCCCCCAGATGCCTCGGAACAGCCGTTCCCAGTAGCTAAACGCGCTGAAATCGTCCCCGTGGGCTTCCTTGCGTGTTGCCACAAGAACatgtacaaatgtttttctaccgTCGCAGAACGCGGCATATGGTAGCATGGGCGAAATCACCTATTTTCCTCcaacctttctggaaaacaggattattCTGATGAAGTGTAACTCAAAAGCTCAGCCTAAAGCAGAGCATTAAATCATTCGCACGCACAAAATCTCTGATGGTTAAAATGCGACACTTCTCTAACCctctggaagctggaaggcttTAGGCAATTTTAGGCAGGGACTGTAGAAGAGAGCggtaatactgaaaatgcaatttgaaaacaagaatgcactaacttctgtatttatttttggagtttATACCAATGCCTGTGCTTTATGGCGTCTTTCTCTACATGGGTGTGTCGTCGCTCAGAGGAATTCAGGTACGGCCTCTTTTACAGCGTGTTGGGTCCCTGGTATTTCATCTCTAtagaagcaggtaaaaaaagcagtggcatggggggaaaaacccctctCCGAAAGCAAgcgatcaaaatattttgtgtaagaaaaagattggaGGAGGCACAGGAGGTGTATAGGGCCGGGAGGACCGGGCAAGTTCAGGGCAGGTTACGGGAAAATGGGGGAATTCAGCGCGAAGGGAAGGCGATTTCTGTGGCTGGTGGAAATCCTTGCTGGGGGATTCAGCGTGCTGAGAAACGCTGAGAACAGAATAACGGGGAATAATTGCAGTTCGGTGGGCAGCTCTCGCGGGCAAGCCGGTTTATAGATGGAGCGGAGGGAAAATTGGGTGCTGCTCGCAGAGGAACGCGGTGGGATCCAGGATTTCTCATTGCAAGTGAGATCCTGAACACTCCCTCCGCGTCTCCCCGGGGCCAGAAACTTCtcactgttattttacagttcttcgATCGCTTGAAGCTGTTTGGGATGCCGGCGAAACACCAGCCGGATTTCATCTACCTGTGGCACGTCCCCTTGCGAAAGGTGCATTGCTTCACCATGATCCAGCTGATCTGCCTCGTCCTGCTCTGGGCCATCAAGGTGTCGCGTGCCGCCATCATCTTCCCCATGATGGTAAGAGCCGGTGCTGCTCGGCGTCGGGGTGTTTGTAGCGTCGGAGCGAGCTGTGGCATCATCTCTGACCTCGCTGCACCTTCCCTCTTATTCGTGAAGGTTTTGGCTCTCGTTTTTGTCCGGAAAGTGATGGATTTCTGCTTCTCGAAGCGAGAGCTCAGCTTTCTGGATGACCTTatgccagaaagcaagcagaagaagtTGGACGATgccaaaaatgaagccaaagaagaagaggtgaagctTGCTGGGTGCTCGGGGCCGGGCGTCTCCCTCGGGCTGTGAGATTGcctctttctgccacagctcgtcttTAAATGTCGGGGCAAGATCAGAACTAAACAGAAACGGATCCTAATAGCCTGGATCACACATCGTAACCTTTTATCCTAAATTAGCAGTGAGCTTAACACTTGACTagaggtataattttaaaaatgagtcctataataaagattattattattattattattaatactatGGAAAGGTTTACTCATAATAGCGTTTTTTAATCCCCCCAAAGTATTTGGAGTGAAAGGTCTTCACCCTGCTGCACTAATAGCTAAAGCTGCCGCAGatcaggaggagaggacagcgtGCAACGTCTTTACTGGGTGCTGAGTTTATCTCCGCTTTGATTAAAGACCGAGAACTTGATTTGTCCCTTTTCCGTCAGGAGTCCCAGAAGGtgatggaagctgctgctgcaaattggGTTCAACTGAAAGTGGGGAAGACCAGCGACTTGGAtatcccacagcaaagcagcgaCAGGTAAAGTGCCACCAAGCGCCAGGACCCCCGGCAAGATTCGTTTGAAGGTGTTTGGCACCGTCTTTATCGAGCGTCCCTCGGTAAAGCGGTCCGCTCGGcgggaaaatcaaatttctgggcagggctgctggagacgatggcggggctctgcccctgcgcAGAGCGGCTGCACAACTCCCATTTAACCCCCAAAACTTGCATCATCAGTGACTTTAGGGTAGCAGGAGAtcctcatatttaagaaagaggtgGTGTAGGCACGACCTGTAGCAGCAGTGGCTTAGGAGCCCGCTCCAGGGCTAAACGCCAGCAAGAGCCTTTGCCTGGAGCTGTTGTTCTACAGGCTTGCCTCCCGCAACTCCTCATCCAGCAAAACCTCCGGTGCTTACGCTGAGCTTTGGTTCCCCGGGCCCCCCTGGTCCTCTTGCTGGTGCTAACGCACTTGGCGGCAGCAGTTCCCGTAATCACGGATTgcgatgtaaaatatttattgcaggacCGATCCTTCCGAGATTAATATCTGGGATGAAATGTCGAAAACGACCGTGTGGAAGACTCTCcctatgaacacagaaacagtctgaatttggggaggaaaaaggtaaaggacCGCATGCGAGCGTGACGAGACGCGCGCGTACGGTTTTCCCGTGCTTCGGCCGGCAATGCTGAGCAAATGAGCAGCGGCGAGGACGGTGGCacgccagccagctcctctctgccgcgGTGGTCCCACGAACGGGGCTCAAACCCCATCTTCCACTGATgatgctctccctttttttttttttttcattcttccccctccccagttttcATGTTTAGGAATCTTGACTTTGAAGGAGAGGAGCGAGAACGTGACTCAGGGATGTGCCAACGCGGACACggggagaaactgctttttttttttccagttggagGATTCCCATGAAAGCCATGCAGACGTCTTCAGTTATCCTTGGTGTGCTTCAGGCATTCAGTATCTCTAGACCAGCAAACTGAGGTGCACATCACGGTCAATGGGAGTTCGGTGTTGTTGAGCCTCCGGGCGTACGTGCGTGTGTTTGTTGCGGTTGCGTAGTGGTAGAGGGACTGCTACCGCTTTATCattcagtgctatttttttaatacccaattcctcctctcctttctcttttttttttccaaatataaactCATGTTTATGTTCCAAATAGTTTACTGTTATACTTGACGCCTTCTccgttttcttctttatcacgGCTGGGtttttggtctggtttggggTCCAGGCTTTCGTTCACTCCTACGTCCCTTACAGGTAGGAGAGGGATGTCCTCCCTGGCGGGGCAGCCTAAGGAGCGTCCGAGCAGTTGGGCTAAGGCGAAGGAAAAGCgtttgctccctgccctccagttttacagcattttactttattttaattttcatttttattttctttttattttctttttgacttttatttttcttttattttaattttttttttaatttttattttattttaattttatttttattgtatttattttcttttcctttggctctgccatcagcctggaagctgcaaaatgcagaaatgccccTTTCTTGTCCCCTGGCCGTAAACCGAATATAAGGGACCACTTAAAATCGAATACTTTGAATACAGCGTATGGTTTTGGGAGCGGCCAGGTGAGACCTGGGGCTCTGCGTCCCTAGGCTGCCCCCCCCGTTGTTCCTccgctttccttccttttacctCCCTGGGACTCtaggggttggttgttttgttttttcttttttcagccc
Protein-coding sequences here:
- the LOC129201156 gene encoding electroneutral sodium bicarbonate exchanger 1-like: MSQDEGYKMTLLEELQGDDEEAVIDQGRTSNVVNIHYEKEELEGHRTLYVGVRMPLVRQSHRHHRPHSQKHREREKDSAPTEQGYHYTPSQRVQFILGTEEDEQHVPHDLFTELDEICVKEGEDAEWKETARWLKFEEDVEDGGERWSKPYVATLSLHSLSELRSCIINGTVLLDICANSIEEIADMILGPQDQSTEFDEHVWAKVREVLLKKHHHQNEKKRNNLLPIVRSFADVSKKQSDLHLLDKPAQTLTPHPSPTTAEAKNGVNHESNAMDLSKAQLHFMKKIPTGAEASNVLVGELDFLRQPIVAFVRLTPAVLLSGMTEVPIPTRFLFVLLGPEGKAHQYHEIGRSMATIMTDEVFRDVAYKAENRADLVAGIDEFLDQVTVLPPGEWDPSIRIEPPKNVPSQGKRKMPGALDDSASHSKPEKHSGPELERTGRLFGGLILDVKRKAPWFWSDFRDGLSLQCLASFLFLFCACMSPVITFGGLLGEATDGHISAMESLLGASMTGVVYSLFAGQPLTILGSTGPVLVFEKILYKFCKEYALSYLSLRACIGLWTAAFCIVLVATDASCLVCYITRFTEEAFASLICIIFIYEALEKLSHLRETYPVHMHSKLDFLTVYYCKCEAPSHPSNATLRFWESNEINVSGIAWENLTVTECRYLHGEFHGPACGRNGPYAPNVLFWCCILFFSTFVLSSFLKKFKSSRYFPTRVRSTISDFAVFLTIVIMVLIDFMTGIPSPKLHIPHMFKPTRDDRGWFINPIGPNPWWTVVAALIPALLCTILIFMDQQIMALIVNRKEHRLKKGCGYHLDLFMVAVMLGVCSVMGLPWFVAATVLSITHVNSLKVESGCSAPGEQPKFLGIREQRVTGLMIFVLMGCSVFFTSVLKFIPMPVLYGVFLYMGVSSLRGIQFFDRLKLFGMPAKHQPDFIYLWHVPLRKVHCFTMIQLICLVLLWAIKVSRAAIIFPMMVLALVFVRKVMDFCFSKRELSFLDDLMPESKQKKLDDAKNEAKEEEESQKVMEAAAANWVQLKVGKTSDLDIPQQSSDRTDPSEINIWDEMSKTTVWKTLPMNTETV